GTTTGTACCCAGACATGTAGTATGTTGTAACGTGGTGAAGTGATTTTACCATTGGTTGTTTCCATCTTAGTTTTCATGACAAAGAATATGGATGAGCCTGAATTCCAATTGTAATCAGAATTTCAGGCGGCACTATACACCCTAATCTACATGGTAATTTTCATATGCTATTTTCATGTTTAGGTGTTCAGTTTATTTCTTTGTAATTTACTTGTCAGAACACGAAAGGTAAATACAGAGAGTGCAACTTTTGATTTTAGGTAAATATGCTTGCTACATGCTGATTGTGTATATTGAGCTAGGGTACCTTGTAGTTATAATTCCAAACACTTgctccctccgtcccataaaATAAGTCATCCTAGAAATTCTAAGACAaattaacaagaaggtaaaatgaccatgtttgtATCTATATAATatccatatttggcactaattgattcttgcatgcacatgcactttctaaatagagtagggtgacttgttttttgggacaaattttgaatctcaGGATGAAtagtattttgggacggagggagtacttttttttttgtgagaatCCTAACCCAACTGAAGTACCTCTCGAAACTAACTCCTGTCCCTGCTGAATCAGAGATCAGTCAGAATCCTCACTTTTTCTACCCTTCCTTCCCTGTCTACACAATTCTCACCTGCGATTCATGGAGAAGGGGGTATTGTTCTTTGTTGTACCTTTATGGTCTTTGTCTGTTTAATTGCCTTTTTAGCTTATCCATCCTTCTCTCCAATGGTGGCATGATTTCTACTGTGCCCTTTCTGCTTATGGACAAGATACTGATTATTCTTTCATCCCATTCCTCAAATGTAGTGTGTCAGCATGAAAAACCATCGTGGCTGTTGTTGCTTTATCAGTTTCCCCTATCTTGTTCCTTGCTTGGGTATGGATATTCGTCTTTGGCACTTTGGTTACTTCTCTCTAGAAGCATAGACTAGGCTATTACTCTAATGCTTCAAGGTCAAGTAAGGCTATCAGTTGATGTGATGATATTGTTGCTGGATAAAGTGAAGTCCTGTCCTTGTACATGAATAAAATGTTCGAAAAGAAAACACACCACTTCTTTTTATGGCCTGGTTACTTTTGCAATATTAAGTACTAATAGCTCACTTTTTTTTACTAAATCTCTCTTTACTTTCGTTCTCGTAGGTACTCTATCCGTGCTAAGCGCATATTTCAAGATCTCAAGGAAGATCCATATATTGTTGAACTAGATCTCCGAGGTAATTATCTTTGATTCATATGCAATTTTGATCAAATCACATACTTACAGGAATTTGTCTGCAAGAATTACAAACCTAATATACACATACCGTTCAGAGGATGGGCGTGACATTCAAAGTGTTCTCCTGGACCTAGTTGGGCGCCATACTGTGCCACAGGTGTTTGTGAATGGCCAGCATGTTGGTGGCTCAGATGGTTAGTGTTTGAACCTTGGGCACCCTTAAACCTTCTAGCTGCACTGTCTTTTACATGTGAGCATACAACTACCTTGGTCGATATCAACAATCAACATTTTTCATATATAATTGCAGATACAGTAAATGCTCTTTCAAATGGACAGCTTGAGAAACTCCTTGGTAAGAGTCAGTCACAGTGATTGGTCTCCCGACAGGCTCGCACTGTCAAGAACACGTTAGTGACTCACATTTATGTACGGGAGGTATATGTACTTGAGGGGTTTTCTTCTCTGTATAGGACCGCACAGAATGTTGTAGCTCATATAATATGTCAAATGTTTTTTTGGCGGTATGGTAGTGTTGTGACAACAATCTGTATGTACTTGATATGTGTGATCTGCTCAATTACATATACATTGTACAATCTTTTCTACTTCCCCTTCTTTTTTCTATGAATGGAATTTGGTTGGTTTACCTTCATTATGGAAATTTGAAGTAGCACTAGAAAATTCCTAAACTTCCGGTGGCTATGGCTATCTGCTCTTTAACTTGTTTGGAACATCATGAGTTCCCCAATTTTTTTTCCTacaaaaaaaggggggggggggggtaaatgTGGCAGAACGTGGTGGCTGTCAATGAGAAAAGCACAAACTGAAAGCGCATTCCATTATGAAATTTGCTGGTGCAATAACTGACGGGAACGTATATAAACTGATAATAAGAGGCTTTGGCGTATGCAGGGCACATTTACACAATAATCAACTAGTATAAACGGATCCATAAGTAACAGTTGCTGGGCACGCACTACAACATCAGCAACGGTAGGGGCAGCTTTGTGTTTGCTCGGTTATTCATCAGTCACCACCGGCCTCTTCCCCCGGGTGTGTGTTCTTCACCTCCTGAGGCCGATCAGCGCGAGGAAGAGCGAGACGTAGTCGAAGCGGTAGACGTGCCTGAGCATGCCGACCTTGCTCTCGTCCCACGGCGGGTACCGGAACAGGAACTCGATGAGGAAGCTCCTCTTGAGCACCGCCTTCTTGTGGCTGAACATCTCGAACGAGTACTTGCCGTGGTACTGCCCGAACCCGCTGTGCCCGACGCCACCGAACGGGATGCTGTCCATGCCGTACTGCAaccaaatgttttttttttggcatatAAGGTTCAGAAAACAGCGTGCATCGATCTATTCAGTGGGGaacagaaagaagaagaagaagaagaagaagaagaagaagaagaagctcaGAGCCTCAGACACTGCAGGAGTGATGCATACATACCTGCACGATGGCGTCGTTGAATGTGACGCTCCCAGACGACGTCTCCTCGATGATCCGGCGCTTCAGCTTCTCGTTCCGGGTGAAGGCGTAGATCGCCAGCGGCTTCGGCTTCGATTTCAGGAACGTGATGCTGTCTTCGATCTTCTTGacctggaaaaaaaaaacggaTGCAGGTGCCCGTTCAGCGGCTAGCTAGCGGCATCCATCCGGATTCAGCGAGTGCAACGCGGCAGCAGACGTTCACGCGCACCGTGATGATCGGGAGCAGCGGGCCGAAGATCTCCTCCGTCATGATGTCGGAGTCGAGCGGagggttcagcagcagcgtgggCTCGATGCTCCTGCACAGTTGGGGGAATTAACATGGCGTCAGGCAGCGGCGCCGGGTTTTCTGCGGTGACACTGCAATCGCCATGGCGATTTCTCTTACAGCGTCTTGGGGTTGCAGTGGCCGCCGTGCACCACGGAGGCCGACACCCTGCTGTCCGCCAGGAGGCTGCTCAGCCTGTTGAAGTGCTTCTCGTTCAGGATGCGCGCCATGTACTCCGGCTTGGTGAAGAACCTCTTCAGGGTCGACTTGAGCAGCTCGATCTTCAGGAAAAACAGGCGTCACAAAAAGTCAGAAAACGTGTATGCCCCCATCATCGGATGGTGCACAGACTGAAATACTATGCCCATCGGAGAAAACTGAAGCGTACAGACCAGAATGGGCGCAAATTCCTCCTCGACCAGCACGTAGTCGATGGCGATGCAAGCTTGGCCGGAACAGGTGGACCATTTGGCCCCAATTATGCGGTTCACAGCTACCTGCGTGTAATATAATCAGCGTCATGGTCATTCTGCCATGGAACACAGCTGAAGAGCATGAACAGCACAAGGGGGGGCGTACCTGGCTGTCCCTGCTGCTATCGAGCCGGTCGACGATGCACGGGCACTtggagccgagctcgagcgccaCCGGGGTCAGGTGCTTGGCGGCCTTGGTCATGATGAGGCGCCCGACACGGCTGCTGCCTGCGAGAGACACCCGGAAACGGCCATCGTCAGACGATACGTTCAGGCAACGGATGCAGGGACTGTCAGTGGCTAGCTCATCATCTCTGTTCAGAGAGCTCGTGCGTGGTCGGATTGTATTACCGGTGAAGAGGACCTTGTCCCATCTGTGCTCCATGAGCCTGTCCCCGACGTCCGCGCCGCCCTCGACGACCTTCACGGCCTTGGGGTCCAGGTACTTTGGGATGTTCGCCGCCAGGAACGCGGAGGTGCACGGCGCGAGCTCGGACGGCTTCACCACCACGGCGTTGCCGGCCGCCAAGGCTCCGGAGAGCGGCTCCAGGGCCAGGCCTGCGTGCAGCGTGCGTGCAAGCATGCCGAAACACACGGTGAGTTCTGATCACGAAAACTGTGTTCAGTAACACGCGCAGAGACGATGTGGTTGCCAATCACGCCTCTGTTCCGATCACAAAAACTCTGACAGTAGCttctgaatttgaattcacagcTAGTTTATTTCACCTCCTGCTCCTGATGCCGTCGAGCAATCGTTCACAGAGCACGGTACCGGTCGTTGACAGAAAACAGTTGGTTACTGCAGGTTTAGTTTCACTGGTCTAttaacccgtgctcccgcacgtgCTAGTTAGAGATATTTAATAATTATAGTTAGAGATATTTAATAATTATCTAGCTCTCTTTAAGCAATTAAATGTTATAATCCAGTACATTATGTGATTATAATAAATGTGATAAATttagttactaacaattttttcactttgcatcacacctccatatatgtttgatatgtatttaattgaacactttgtttaagctatgtgaacaacatgaaaattggtattcttatctcttctcttatacatgaatatatagtgAGTTGGTGACACACACattatgattagtatttttatataagtaataacataaataatatattaataattatagaaatagtaatttagaattttatattgatgtgctttaagattttattgtaataatataattttgattcatatttgggtttattttaactttttattatgatatcattggataatatatttgaaaatttaaggaattatttgatattattttataatggcataagtgggtaatttacatgaagattagaggttattttagatttttttataatgtcataggtgagtaatttagatacatatttagggggttactttaatctattttcataacggcaaaggtgggtaatttattaaaaaaagataATATATCCAatgattattataattagagttgctGAATTGATggcggatgtttctgatttttgtgagaatttgtagaatttctctattttgttAGATCGTCCACCTAAAATCCAGGTGGCTTCACCTAGAAGCTTGAAAATGAATCTCCAATTATTAATAGTAAGATTTTTCACTGCACCGTGCGTCCACCCAAATCCTCGACAAGAAAACGTACGAGATCTACCTGTCACAAAGGTGACTCCTAACCGACCCCACACCGGGGATCTCAAACACCGTCGCCGTCAGACAGGTTGGTCC
This window of the Panicum virgatum strain AP13 chromosome 1K, P.virgatum_v5, whole genome shotgun sequence genome carries:
- the LOC120710971 gene encoding aldehyde dehydrogenase family 3 member F1-like isoform X2, with the translated sequence MGSVLEEVALGFGGLAGDLREVYESGRTRDLEWRRSQLRGLVRLLEDKEEGIFDVLRADLGKHRAESFRDEAHAPLVAFPATALVVPEPLGVVLIFSCWNLPIGLALEPLSGALAAGNAVVVKPSELAPCTSAFLAANIPKYLDPKAVKVVEGGADVGDRLMEHRWDKVLFTGSSRVGRLIMTKAAKHLTPVALELGSKCPCIVDRLDSSRDSQVAVNRIIGAKWSTCSGQACIAIDYVLVEEEFAPILIELLKSTLKRFFTKPEYMARILNEKHFNRLSSLLADSRVSASVVHGGHCNPKTLSIEPTLLLNPPLDSDIMTEEIFGPLLPIITVKKIEDSITFLKSKPKPLAIYAFTRNEKLKRRIIEETSSGSVTFNDAIVQYGMDSIPFGGVGHSGFGQYHGKYSFEMFSHKKAVLKRSFLIEFLFRYPPWDESKVGMLRHVYRFDYVSLFLALIGLRR
- the LOC120710997 gene encoding monothiol glutaredoxin-S6-like, whose protein sequence is MALARLASFILLAAAGFAAATRSPSAFVQNAIYSNRITIFSKTYCPYSIRAKRIFQDLKEDPYIVELDLREDGRDIQSVLLDLVGRHTVPQVFVNGQHVGGSDDTVNALSNGQLEKLLGKSQSQ
- the LOC120710971 gene encoding aldehyde dehydrogenase family 3 member F1-like isoform X1; amino-acid sequence: MGSVLEEVALGFGGLAGDLREVYESGRTRDLEWRRSQLRGLVRLLEDKEEGIFDVLRADLGKHRAESFRDEVGVLKKSVVDKLQNLKKWAAPEKAHAPLVAFPATALVVPEPLGVVLIFSCWNLPIGLALEPLSGALAAGNAVVVKPSELAPCTSAFLAANIPKYLDPKAVKVVEGGADVGDRLMEHRWDKVLFTGSSRVGRLIMTKAAKHLTPVALELGSKCPCIVDRLDSSRDSQVAVNRIIGAKWSTCSGQACIAIDYVLVEEEFAPILIELLKSTLKRFFTKPEYMARILNEKHFNRLSSLLADSRVSASVVHGGHCNPKTLSIEPTLLLNPPLDSDIMTEEIFGPLLPIITVKKIEDSITFLKSKPKPLAIYAFTRNEKLKRRIIEETSSGSVTFNDAIVQYGMDSIPFGGVGHSGFGQYHGKYSFEMFSHKKAVLKRSFLIEFLFRYPPWDESKVGMLRHVYRFDYVSLFLALIGLRR